One genomic region from Quercus robur chromosome 4, dhQueRobu3.1, whole genome shotgun sequence encodes:
- the LOC126723909 gene encoding putative disease resistance protein RGA3 has product MDRLQDQLRKKIDQKKYLLVLDDVWNEDFHKWDNLKNLLMGGAKGSRIVITTRIKLVADITSPFSIYTLTGLSENQSWFLFEQIAFRKGQETHNLRLVEIGREIVRKCQGVPLTIKSTGRVLRFKENELEWSYVKDNILESVTQQESGIFPTIKLSYDYLPSNLKGCFAFCSLFPKDYEIDKMTLIQLWISQGFIQSSNKQLEDVADAYVKDLLWRSFFEEVSDEVGYLKYYKMHDLIHDLAQSIAGAECTLVNLDKKNIDGKTRHISCQFSIDSSFIKTLRLGKANMVRTLLLTHDNYASGAMDMSTLNKLIENFTSLRALDLHGLKITKVPNSIEKLIHLKYFDLSFNYIENLPNSITTLLNLQTLKLQQCLELKQLPGNIAKLVNLKHLDNSGCFGLSYMPHSVGQMTGLQTLPLFIVSKDPHSIFKQVGGLGELNQLNNLRGTLHIICLEQLEDTNSECKAANLRGKQHLEKLILRWYQEGNINNDNEKSLEELQPHQNLKYLELYGYKGVKFSSWLSSLTNLVDLDLQFCARCKHLPSLSQLPSLKRLYMRYMDDLEYISERDISDSSTPFFPLLKSLEIHYCYNLKGWWRSTSTLNHQQNQLLPSFPRLSFLKIEHCSNLASMPLFPFLEEELCLIHSSSKPLQQTMAIASLPSSSFTPFPLSKLKSMSLYNIEDEVSLPPNLNSLKSLDIQWCPRLISLSGVMRYLTSLEKLSIKWCDEFNPLSDVDADGMEWRHLNCLRSLNFENLQKLEYLPAGLQNVTTLQSLFISSCPNLKSFPEWISELTSLDKLGIFRCGPNLRSLPHGISCLTSLRWLTISGLPNFTTFPESISNLTSLQELELSHSLLLRSLPDGINCLRSLQKLRIQGFPNLTTFPEISNLTSLEELVISKCPNLTSLPDRISCLRFLP; this is encoded by the coding sequence ATGGATCGATTGCAAGATCAACTTcgtaaaaaaattgatcaaaagaAATATTTACTTGTATTAGATGATGTGTGGAATGAAGATTTTCACAAATGGGATAACTTGAAAAACCTATTAATGGGTGGTGCTAAGGGAAGTAGGATTGTAATAACCACGCGTATCAAATTGGTCGCGGATATTACAAGCCCGTTTTCAATATACACTCTTACTGGTCTCTCTGAAAACCAatcttggtttttatttgaGCAAATAGCATTTAGAAAAGGTCAAGAGACTCATAATCTTAGACTAGTAGAAATTGGAAGGGAGATTGTACGCAAATGTCAAGGGGTACCCCTCACCATAAAGTCCACAGGAAGAGTTTTGCGTTTTAAGGAAAACGAGCTTGAATGGTCATATGTCAAGGATAATATACTAGAAAGTGTAACTCAGCAGGAGAGTGGCATTTTTCCAACTATAAAGTTGAGTTATGATTATCTTCCATCAAATTTGAAAGGTTGTTTTGccttttgttctttgtttccTAAAGATTATGAGATTGATAAGATGACACTCATACAATTATGGATATCACAAGGATTTATCCAATCATCAAACAAACAGTTGGAGGACGTTGCAGATGCATATGTCAAGGATCTACTATGGAGATCCTTCTTTGAAGAAGTAAGTGATGAAGTGGGATACTTAAAATATTACAAGATGCATGATTTAATTCATGATCTTGCACAATCAATTGCAGGGGCAGAGTGTACACTCGTcaatttggataaaaaaaatattgatggaAAAACTCGTCATATATCATGTCAATTTTCTAttgattcatcttttattaaaactTTAAGGTTGGGTAAAGCAAATATGGTACGCACACTTCTTTTGACACATGATAACTATGCATCTGGTGCCATGGATATGTCAACATTGAATAAACTAATTGAGAATTTCACAAGCTTGCGTGCATTAGATTTACATGGATTGAAGATTACAAAAGTTCCCAATTCCATTGAGAAGCTAATACATTTGAAGTACTTTGATCtttcatttaattatattgAAAATCTTCCTAATTCAATTACCACATTGTTGAATTTGCAAACACTAAAACTCCAGCAATGTTTGGAACTTAAACAATTGCCTGGAAATATTGCAAAATTGGTTAATCTCAAGCATCTTGATAATAGTGGTTGTTTTGGGTTGAGTTATATGCCTCACAGTGTGGGACAAATGACTGGTCTTCAGACATTACCATTATTCATTGTGAGCAAAGACCCTCATTCCATCTTCAAGCAAGTTGGTGGTCTAGGCGAATTGAATCAACTTAACAACTTGAGAGGAACACTACATATCATATGTTTGGAGCAACTGGAAGATACTAACTCAGAATGCAAGGCTGCTAATTTAAGAGGAAAGCAACATCTTGAAAAGCTGATATTGAGATGGTATCAAGAAGGTAAtattaataatgataatgagAAGTCATTAGAAGAGCTCCAACCTCACCAAAATCTCAAATATTTGGAGTTGTATGGGTATAAGGGTGTGAAATTTTCAAGTTGGCTTTCTTCTCTCACAAATCTTGTTGATTTAGATTTGCAGTTTTGTGCGAGATGCAAACATCTGCCATCGTTGTCTCAACTCCCTTCTCTGAAACGCTTATATATGAGGTATATGGATGATCTCGAGTACATATCAGAAAGGGATATAAGTGACTCGTCTACGCCATTCTTCCCATTGCTAAAGTCTCTTGAAATCCACTACTGTTATAATCTGAAGGGGTGGTGGAGAAGCACATCAACTCTAAATCATCAACAAAATCAGTTATTGCCTTCATTTCCtcgtctttcttttttaaaaattgagcaTTGTAGTAACCTTGCTTCCATGCCTTTGTTTCCGTTCCTCGAAGAAGAGCTATGTCTAATCCACAGCAGCAGCAAGCCTTTGCAACAAACAATGGCAATCGCTTCACTTCCCTCTTCATCATTCACTCCATTTCCTCTATCCAAATTGAAGTCTATGAGTTTGTATAATATAGAGGATGAAGTGTCTCTGCCACCAAATCTAAATTCTCTCAAGAGTCTAGACATACAGTGGTGCCCTAGACTAATATCTTTGTCTGGAGTGATGAGATATCTCACCTCCCTTGAGAAGCTTAGCATTAAATGGTGCGATGAATTCAATCCATTAAGTGATGTGGATGCTGATGGCATGGAATGGCGACACCTCAATTGCCTCCGTTCTTTGAATTTTGAGAATCTTCAGAAACTAGAGTACCTCCCTGCAGGCCTTCAAAATGTTACAACTCTACAAAGCCTCTTCATTTCAAGCTGTCCTAATTTGAAAAGTTTTCCGGAGTGGATTAGTGAGCTCACATCACTTGACAAGCTTGGAATTTTTAGATGTGGCCCTAATTTGAGATCGCTTCCTCATGGGATTAGTTGTCTCACATCTTTACGATGGCTAACAATTTCGGGGCTTCCCAATTTCACGACTTTCCCAGAGTCGATTAGCAATCTTACCTCACTTCAAGAGCTTGAACTTTCCCACAGCCTCCTTCTCAGATCACTTCCTGATGGGATTAATTGTCTCAGATCTTtacaaaaattgagaattcaaGGCTTTCCCAATTTGACAACTTTCCCGGAGATAAGCAACCTCACCTCACTTGAAGAGCTTGTCATTTCCAAATGCCCCAATCTCACATCACTTCCTGATAGGATCAGTTGTCTAAGATTTTTGCCATAG
- the LOC126723910 gene encoding uncharacterized protein LOC126723910, which produces MAESVISGLVQTIIENLGSQILQEIGKIRDFKKELDKLDKTVSRIEVLLKDAEEQQSYSHQVKDLIDKLEDAVKEIKELVIEFNTKASRQRARRGNKVIKEIESCYVASAPSQQHYLHLHQH; this is translated from the exons ATGGCGGAATCAGTCATCTCTGGTCTTGTACAAACGATCATTGAAAATTTGGGTTCTCAGATTttacaagagattggaaaaatCCGCGATTTCAAGAAGGAGCTTGACAAACTTGACAAAACAGTTTCTAGAATCGAAGTTCTACTTAAGGATGCAGAGGAGCAACAAAGTTATAGCCATCAAGTCAAGGACTTGATCGATAAGCTAGAGGACGCagttaaagaaataaaagagtTGGTGATAGAATTCAACACTAAAGCTTCACGACAAAGAGCAAGGAGGGGGAACAAAGTCATAAAAGAG ATTGAATCCTGCTATGTTGCCTCCGCACCTTCACAGCAACATTACCTTCATCTTCATCAACATTGA
- the LOC126722709 gene encoding uncharacterized protein LOC126722709, producing MKKIIQIQKNMEYTNLKQILTDKKNSKVKVRVLRMWDAINIANNNDLISLDMILVDKEGTLIHASIRKSLAQSFRPQLIEGSIYTITKFLVEEYKGNYRPVHNDLKIHFNSTTSVTKFKGFDHSIPQFQFEFADYGTIASRCYNTTYLTDVIGILDYIGAIEEIKTRGRPTKIRNIQLLLEENKSVQTTLWGNTAQQIDDDFYKTNKGPFIVIVTSTIVKTFRGNN from the exons ATGAAGAAA ATAATAcaaattcaaaagaatatgGAGTACACAAATTTGAAGCAGATATTGACAgacaaaaaaaactcaaaagtgAAAGTTAGAGTTTTACGAATGTGGGATGCAATTAATATAGCAAACAACAATGATCTGATTAGCCTCGATATGATATTGGTTGACAAAGAG GGAACATTGATACATGCAAGCATCAGAAagagtcttgctcaaagttttcGTCCACAACTAATTGAAGGGAGCATATATACAATTACAAAATTCTTAGTAGAAGAATATAAAGGGAACTATCGTCCAGTACATAACGATCTCAAAATACATTTTAATTCAACAACTTCAGTCACAAAATTCAAAGGATTTGACCATTCAATACCTCAGTTCCAATTTGAATTTGCTGATTATGGAACAATAGCTTCCCGTTGTTATAACACAACTTACTTAACtg ATGTGATTGGCATATTGGACTACATTGGAGCCATTGAGGAGATCAAAACAAGAGGGCGTCCAACAAAGATAAGAAACATTCAACTGTTGTTAGAAGA GAACAAATCTGTTCAAACAACTTTATGGGGAAATACTGCACAACAAATAGATGATGATTTctacaaaacaaataaagggCCATTCATAGTAATAGTGACTTCAACTATAGTGAAAACTTTTAGAGGTAACAATTGA